A stretch of Dysidea avara chromosome 5, odDysAvar1.4, whole genome shotgun sequence DNA encodes these proteins:
- the LOC136256746 gene encoding uncharacterized protein: MHINPTLTPSDVEEISKLEKAAFRERARQRMQQHWSDSETDSDMTTVTANHDSFSVAVASSHPQTVTLQPDTGVSEELSSILLPILGPLSNDTSVTIKGSGIQDASQKTKAEVAVKHYVQNAVEDREMAILTARRFREKAEHLELENEKLKYEMNASLHRMARMQL; this comes from the exons CACATCAACCCTACCTTAACTCCCAGTGATGTTGAGGAAATTTCAAAGTTGGAGAAGGCTGCATTTAGAGAACGTGCAAGACAAAGAATGCAGCAACACTGGTCAGATTCAGAAACTGATTCAGATATGACAACAGTTACTGCTAATCATGATAGTTTCAGTGTAGCTGTAGCTAGTAGTCATCCACAAACAGTAACGCTTCAACCTGACACTGGTGTGAGTGAGGAGCTAAGTTCCATATTATTACCAATTCTTGGTCCACTATCAAATGATACATCAGTTACCATTAAAGGTTCTGGAATTCAAGATGCATCACAAAAGACGAAAGCTGAAGTGGCTGTAAAACATTATGTTCAAAATGCTGTTGAAGATCGTGAGATGGCTATACTTACAGCACGACGTTTCAGAGAAAAAGCTGAACATCTGGAATTGGAGAATGAAAAACTGAAGTATGAAATGAATGCATCCCTTCATCGT ATGGCCAGAATGCAGCTATAG